One genomic window of Gemmatimonadaceae bacterium includes the following:
- a CDS encoding 1-acyl-sn-glycerol-3-phosphate acyltransferase produces MMYRLMHWVTGIALHWFYSSVRVEGRDRIPGDAPVLLAASHHNALVDCLIAVWLVPRRVTITAKATLVDNPVNAWLFRMLGIVPLRRAGDEKKKSPTAGLDAARNAGAFGSLLDVLGKNGMVLIFPEGKSHSEPALAPLRTGIARIALEARDVRKVRGLQIVPLGLNFEEKGNPGTAVLAEVGEPILMDSMGAVDVETLTAEVARRLKAVSLKSPVASSEEGEIAGRSSGARPFVTIAAAWGELTHRHIINFAREQAQKRGRNADDPAMLTMIFGLQLILISYVVQFAVLAAMFNVWVAALYVATLPVGAYWAAFKNHHRPSE; encoded by the coding sequence ATGATGTACCGGTTGATGCACTGGGTCACCGGCATAGCGCTGCACTGGTTTTACTCGAGCGTGCGGGTGGAGGGACGAGACCGGATCCCCGGAGACGCTCCAGTACTCCTCGCCGCAAGCCATCACAATGCTCTGGTCGATTGCCTGATCGCGGTGTGGCTCGTCCCTCGCCGGGTGACCATTACCGCTAAAGCCACGCTCGTTGATAATCCGGTAAATGCCTGGCTTTTCCGCATGCTTGGAATCGTTCCCCTCAGACGGGCTGGAGACGAAAAGAAGAAGTCTCCGACTGCCGGGCTCGACGCTGCGCGCAACGCCGGGGCGTTTGGAAGCCTGCTCGACGTGCTGGGCAAGAATGGGATGGTGCTCATTTTTCCGGAAGGGAAGAGTCACAGCGAGCCGGCACTTGCGCCCCTCAGAACAGGAATCGCGCGGATCGCACTCGAAGCTCGCGATGTGCGGAAAGTTCGCGGCCTTCAGATCGTTCCGCTTGGGCTCAACTTCGAGGAGAAGGGCAATCCCGGAACCGCTGTTCTGGCTGAGGTCGGTGAGCCGATTCTGATGGATTCGATGGGGGCGGTGGATGTTGAGACACTTACTGCCGAAGTCGCGCGAAGATTGAAGGCCGTGTCCCTCAAGTCACCCGTGGCTTCAAGCGAAGAGGGAGAGATAGCGGGCCGTAGCAGCGGTGCCCGGCCGTTCGTTACGATCGCGGCTGCGTGGGGAGAGCTGACGCATCGCCACATAATCAACTTTGCACGCGAACAGGCGCAGAAACGGGGGCGGAACGCCGACGACCCGGCGATGCTCACCATGATATTCGGGCTTCAGCTGATACTGATCTCGTATGTGGTTCAGTTTGCCGTTCTGGCCGCGATGTTCAATGTCTGGGTCGCCGCGCTGTACGTCGCGACATTGCCCGTTGGCGCATACTGGGCTGCCTTCAAGAATCACCATCGCCCCTCGGAGTAG
- the polA gene encoding DNA polymerase I, producing MNLPDSPRLFLIDGYALIYRAFYALISRPLTTSKGENTSAVWGISSFLQRLLQTHKPEYLAWVHDSGLSFRHEVYPAYKATREKLTEELQADFDRGMERICQLLEGYRIPIIALKGYEADDVIGTLVVKGLEQNLNVVVVSGDKDFQQLIRPGVWLLNPGRGGPAGVEEHWVGVENASERLGVPPERVTDYLALVGDSSDNVPGVKGIGDKTACELVAKYGSLESILEHASEIPKKRPREALLQFADNARLSKELVTIRDDLPVEFDRESMQIHDSDHDRLRELYVELEFHTLVKTVAPPPERIAAVRETVSYVTVDTLEEMVKVVERARTVGTIAVDTETVIEFDSPQKADPLRSTLVSISIAVGPGEAYYFPLRHVGWRGHQGELLMDAAGDRSPTDSSEDRGLVRGGDDLPEASLSARRVQPKLPVGTGKAGRLLAERHQSRDSDPPVINLSPLNFPEMGPLRDLLEDPAVKKTAQNSKDDVLILRRAGVRLEGLDFDTMLASYLLDPGRRSHGLDVLAVEFLDHTMTSYADLCGKGKAAVAFDECPIDAARDYSCEDADMTLRLRAIFEPQLNSAQLKPLLDDMEIPLVHVLAEVEWTGITIDIPWFRSLKERFRREREAVEKEIYAAAGTEFNINSNPQLREILFTRLGLPVLKKTTTGPSTDVTVLQELADAGHALPGFLMEYRELSKLENTYLDALPELVNPRTGRLHTSFNQTVAATGRLSSSDPNVQNIPIRRELGKDIRRGFIPRQGWVMMAADYSQIELRLLAHLSQDPAFVQAFNAGGDIHRQTAAIIFDVPLDDVTSEMRSRAKTINFATIYGQGAHALSRQLKIEHGEAKEFIVRYFERFSGVRHYLDSMVAFAREHGYVQTILGRRRYIPELRERNFNIRAFGERTAANSPIQGSAADLIKVAMIRIHNAFASRGLAAKMLLQVHDELVFEVPPEELEAVSELVRAEMENAAELSVPLVVDVGTGINWVETK from the coding sequence ATGAACCTTCCCGACTCTCCGCGGCTTTTCCTGATCGACGGGTATGCGCTCATCTATCGTGCCTTCTATGCGCTCATCTCCCGGCCTCTGACAACGAGCAAAGGCGAAAACACTTCTGCCGTGTGGGGCATCTCCAGCTTTCTCCAGCGGTTGCTGCAAACTCACAAGCCAGAATATCTGGCATGGGTCCACGACTCGGGACTTTCATTTCGGCACGAGGTGTATCCGGCTTACAAGGCCACGAGGGAAAAGCTCACTGAGGAGCTTCAAGCCGATTTCGACCGAGGAATGGAGCGCATTTGCCAGCTCCTGGAAGGCTACCGGATTCCCATCATAGCTCTAAAGGGCTACGAGGCTGATGACGTGATTGGCACACTCGTCGTCAAGGGGCTCGAGCAGAACCTGAATGTGGTTGTGGTATCGGGTGACAAGGATTTTCAGCAGCTCATCAGGCCCGGTGTATGGCTGCTCAATCCTGGCCGGGGCGGCCCTGCTGGAGTTGAAGAGCATTGGGTGGGAGTAGAGAACGCCAGCGAACGGCTTGGCGTTCCCCCTGAGAGGGTCACCGATTACCTGGCTCTTGTCGGCGACTCGTCGGACAACGTGCCGGGGGTGAAAGGAATCGGCGACAAGACGGCGTGCGAGCTCGTCGCAAAATACGGAAGTCTTGAATCGATTCTCGAGCACGCCAGCGAGATCCCGAAAAAACGTCCGCGTGAAGCATTGCTGCAGTTTGCGGATAATGCCCGGCTGTCGAAGGAATTAGTAACTATACGCGACGATTTACCAGTCGAATTTGACCGGGAATCGATGCAGATCCATGACAGCGATCATGACCGACTGCGAGAGCTCTACGTAGAGCTCGAGTTCCACACGCTTGTGAAGACGGTTGCGCCTCCGCCAGAGCGGATTGCGGCTGTCAGGGAAACGGTCTCGTATGTCACGGTCGATACCCTTGAAGAGATGGTCAAAGTCGTCGAACGGGCGAGGACTGTCGGTACCATTGCTGTCGACACCGAGACGGTCATTGAATTCGACAGTCCGCAGAAAGCGGATCCATTGCGGTCTACCCTGGTGTCCATTTCCATTGCGGTCGGTCCGGGCGAGGCCTACTACTTTCCGCTTCGCCACGTAGGGTGGCGCGGGCATCAGGGCGAGCTTCTGATGGATGCCGCCGGAGACAGATCTCCCACCGATTCCAGCGAAGACCGGGGTTTGGTAAGGGGAGGTGACGACCTTCCTGAAGCGTCTCTCTCGGCGCGTCGGGTACAGCCGAAACTGCCGGTCGGGACAGGGAAAGCGGGCCGTTTACTGGCAGAGAGGCATCAGTCTCGCGACAGTGACCCGCCAGTGATAAACCTTTCACCCCTCAATTTCCCAGAAATGGGGCCGTTGCGAGATCTGCTCGAAGACCCTGCCGTAAAGAAAACTGCCCAGAACTCGAAGGATGACGTGCTCATTCTCAGGCGGGCAGGAGTACGCCTCGAAGGCCTCGACTTCGACACAATGCTCGCCAGTTATCTGCTCGACCCAGGCCGTCGGTCACATGGGCTCGATGTCCTTGCTGTCGAATTCCTGGATCATACGATGACCTCCTACGCCGATCTTTGTGGCAAGGGAAAGGCGGCTGTCGCATTCGATGAGTGCCCGATTGACGCGGCACGGGACTACTCATGCGAAGACGCGGACATGACTCTCCGGCTCCGCGCGATCTTTGAACCTCAGCTAAATAGCGCCCAACTCAAGCCACTTCTGGACGACATGGAAATCCCGCTTGTCCATGTGCTGGCAGAAGTCGAGTGGACGGGAATAACGATCGACATACCCTGGTTTCGATCCCTCAAGGAACGATTTCGGCGGGAGCGAGAGGCGGTCGAGAAAGAGATTTACGCAGCAGCAGGAACCGAGTTCAACATCAACTCAAATCCTCAACTCAGAGAAATCCTATTCACCAGGCTCGGCCTTCCGGTCCTCAAAAAGACGACCACCGGCCCATCGACTGACGTCACCGTTCTTCAGGAACTGGCCGACGCCGGTCACGCTCTGCCGGGCTTTTTGATGGAATACAGAGAGCTTTCCAAGCTCGAGAACACGTACCTCGATGCGCTTCCGGAACTGGTCAATCCGCGCACAGGCCGACTCCATACCTCCTTCAACCAGACCGTCGCCGCAACCGGCCGCCTGTCGTCGAGTGACCCGAACGTTCAGAACATCCCTATCAGGCGGGAGTTGGGTAAGGACATCAGGCGGGGGTTCATTCCCCGACAGGGATGGGTGATGATGGCGGCCGATTACTCACAGATCGAGCTGAGGCTTCTTGCTCATCTATCGCAGGACCCCGCGTTCGTGCAGGCATTCAATGCTGGTGGTGACATCCATCGCCAGACAGCAGCAATCATTTTCGATGTCCCGCTGGATGATGTCACATCCGAGATGAGGTCCCGGGCGAAGACAATCAACTTCGCCACCATCTACGGGCAGGGTGCGCACGCATTGTCGCGCCAGCTCAAGATCGAGCACGGAGAAGCTAAGGAGTTCATCGTTCGGTATTTCGAGCGGTTCAGCGGTGTGAGACATTACCTCGACTCGATGGTCGCATTCGCGCGGGAGCACGGGTACGTACAGACAATACTTGGTCGCCGCCGCTACATCCCGGAGTTACGCGAGCGCAATTTCAACATCCGTGCATTCGGCGAACGTACTGCGGCCAATTCACCGATCCAGGGATCGGCGGCCGACCTCATCAAGGTCGCGATGATCCGGATTCATAACGCATTTGCATCCCGGGGCCTCGCCGCGAAAATGCTGCTCCAGGTACACGATGAGCTGGTGTTCGAGGTACCCCCTGAGGAACTCGAAGCAGTAAGCGAGCTCGTGCGCGCTGAGATGGAGAATGCAGCTGAACTCTCAGTACCACTGGTGGTTGACGTCGGTACAGGCATCAACTGGGTCGAAACGAAGTAA
- a CDS encoding serine/threonine-protein kinase yields MVSTLSRQIGFCYLRRVSQQSLVGSKIAGYTIQSEVGEGGTATVFKATHSVHGTVALKILREKLRSDRTAVARFVREAQYGTRVQHPNVVRTIEIGETDGLHFLAIEWAAGDLLEKYAKQHAPLPSEETAVIISQIGAAVHASHLANIVHRDLKPENVMYDAGTQQVKLLDFGIATDVESPADERLTRAGFFVGSLMYIAPEALSGEIVTPAADQYSLATIAYYLLTRCLPYTAKAPREMFTQLLTLPPISLNAAKERLKFSTTFEAVVMKALSKDPGARYPDVMTFADAFRHAVSYSSLPEKQETPADDTGILARMRGILRRGS; encoded by the coding sequence ATGGTATCTACCCTATCCAGGCAAATCGGTTTCTGTTACCTTCGCCGCGTGTCTCAGCAGAGCTTGGTAGGGTCTAAGATAGCCGGGTATACGATTCAGAGTGAGGTTGGCGAAGGCGGTACAGCGACAGTCTTCAAAGCCACTCATTCGGTCCACGGCACTGTGGCACTGAAGATACTCCGGGAAAAACTGCGCAGCGACCGCACCGCAGTCGCAAGATTCGTAAGAGAAGCACAATACGGCACTCGTGTCCAGCACCCCAACGTTGTACGCACGATCGAGATCGGGGAGACTGACGGCCTTCACTTTCTCGCCATTGAATGGGCAGCGGGAGATCTTCTCGAAAAGTATGCGAAACAGCACGCGCCCCTGCCATCCGAAGAAACGGCCGTCATCATATCCCAGATTGGAGCTGCAGTTCACGCATCGCACTTGGCTAACATCGTCCATCGCGATCTCAAGCCCGAGAATGTGATGTACGATGCAGGAACCCAACAGGTGAAGCTGCTCGACTTCGGAATTGCAACAGATGTTGAGTCACCTGCAGATGAAAGACTTACGAGAGCAGGATTTTTTGTTGGATCACTGATGTACATCGCTCCGGAAGCACTATCAGGAGAAATCGTCACGCCGGCTGCGGATCAATACAGTCTGGCGACCATTGCATATTACCTGTTGACTCGGTGTCTCCCCTATACCGCAAAGGCGCCACGAGAGATGTTCACTCAACTTCTCACTCTTCCGCCGATATCACTCAACGCGGCGAAAGAACGGCTGAAGTTCAGTACAACATTTGAAGCCGTCGTGATGAAAGCACTCTCAAAAGATCCTGGCGCTCGTTATCCGGATGTAATGACGTTCGCCGATGCTTTCAGGCATGCGGTTTCATACTCATCCTTACCCGAAAAGCAGGAAACGCCTGCTGATGATACCGGCATTTTAGCCAGAATGCGGGGAATTCTTCGCCGCGGATCCTGA
- a CDS encoding HAMP domain-containing sensor histidine kinase yields MQPLVYLIVAVIVVGLALLLQHERRQAARLVERSLELERLSAELLRSNRMKNDFLANVSHELRTPLNSIVGFVDLLREGVYGDLSPRQVKPVERIEVSANHLRHLVDQILDLAKMVAGRLEVHNETLDIRPFILDVASEMESLVNEKNLILSLVMGSALPRIHSDPTHLRQILVNLLGNAVKYTHSGTIVVKTRLLSLESARNDGLPVDYLESRDLPDSERYPHSWLSVQVIDTGIGISSADFQRVFEEFEQVESASRSAPSNRGTGLGLSISRRLARLLGGELSLISEPGKGSTFTLWLPVMGAESGSAAKNSPHSG; encoded by the coding sequence ATGCAGCCGCTGGTCTATCTGATTGTCGCCGTCATTGTTGTGGGTCTTGCCTTGTTGCTGCAGCATGAACGCCGCCAGGCAGCTCGGTTAGTGGAGCGCTCGTTGGAGCTCGAACGACTCTCTGCTGAGCTCCTCCGGTCAAACCGGATGAAGAATGACTTTCTGGCGAATGTGTCACATGAACTACGAACACCTCTGAACTCAATCGTGGGTTTTGTGGACCTCTTGCGGGAAGGTGTATATGGTGATCTCTCCCCACGACAGGTTAAGCCGGTCGAGCGAATCGAAGTATCTGCGAATCATCTCCGACACTTGGTCGACCAGATTCTGGATCTGGCAAAGATGGTAGCTGGACGACTGGAGGTACACAATGAGACTCTCGACATCCGGCCATTTATTCTGGATGTCGCAAGCGAGATGGAGTCACTCGTGAATGAGAAAAATCTCATTTTGTCTCTTGTAATGGGCAGCGCGTTGCCGAGGATACACAGTGACCCCACCCATCTACGTCAGATCCTGGTCAACCTTCTGGGTAATGCCGTGAAATACACACACAGTGGCACAATTGTCGTCAAAACACGCCTGCTTTCGCTGGAAAGTGCCAGGAACGATGGACTTCCAGTCGACTACCTTGAATCCCGAGATTTGCCAGATTCTGAACGCTATCCGCATTCCTGGCTTTCAGTCCAGGTTATAGATACTGGAATAGGTATCTCAAGTGCGGATTTTCAGAGAGTTTTCGAGGAGTTTGAGCAAGTTGAGTCGGCCTCACGATCCGCTCCTTCCAACCGGGGGACAGGGTTGGGTCTCTCAATCTCCAGACGTCTGGCCAGACTGCTGGGCGGTGAGCTTTCCCTGATTAGTGAGCCGGGCAAGGGCTCTACGTTTACACTCTGGCTTCCTGTTATGGGTGCGGAGTCAGGATCCGCGGCGAAGAATTCCCCGCATTCTGGCTAA
- a CDS encoding GWxTD domain-containing protein — translation MPATGIIRSALLCAVALTGVACASQRSNTPVGVSPPPFPSGTGASLPNDPSAVYHQMGLIATNTPISYVGKIAYFATASPDSTMMLVSISIPNRALSFIRDGETYRAPYEVRVRLTKGGTEVKSVNTMEVVRVATFKEVNRTDESVIFQHYFRIPPSDYNISFLVRDVASNRNSAQDGAVTVPRMTGGRLSTPLLAYEAVPRLALDSLPKILASPRSSAVFGRDSSVTVYLEGYGQQARLPVSYVVQNDRGVATFRDTTVLLRHGNLLSGAVKIPISRVGIGIANITFTRSDATDTVRTPVFVSFGSDIPLLSFEDLLSQLRYYAAPDRIRSLRDTPVDRRGAAWAEFIRSSDPAPATPEHEGLQTYFARLQQAAVRFREDGPARTGFLADRSKVFVSLGEPDQLYEQTTNAPLSRTSVTQRGRLQYWEYTQHRVRLVFYDETGIGRWRLTPSSETEFQNLNARLLVR, via the coding sequence ATGCCTGCTACTGGAATCATTCGATCTGCCCTGCTGTGTGCTGTGGCCCTGACGGGGGTTGCGTGCGCAAGCCAGCGGTCCAACACGCCGGTGGGAGTATCGCCACCGCCCTTTCCGTCTGGCACTGGGGCGTCGCTGCCCAACGACCCAAGTGCGGTCTATCATCAGATGGGCCTCATCGCCACGAACACTCCGATTTCGTACGTCGGGAAGATTGCCTACTTCGCAACGGCATCACCTGACTCAACGATGATGCTAGTCAGCATATCCATACCCAACCGGGCGCTCAGCTTCATAAGGGACGGCGAAACGTATCGTGCCCCCTATGAGGTGCGGGTCAGGTTGACGAAAGGCGGAACCGAAGTAAAATCGGTAAACACCATGGAGGTGGTGCGGGTTGCCACGTTCAAGGAAGTCAATCGAACCGACGAGAGCGTGATCTTTCAGCATTACTTTCGGATTCCCCCATCGGACTACAACATCTCGTTTCTCGTCAGAGACGTTGCAAGCAATCGCAATTCTGCTCAGGACGGTGCGGTTACAGTTCCACGTATGACTGGTGGCCGGTTATCGACACCGCTGCTTGCTTACGAAGCTGTGCCCAGACTGGCGCTTGACTCGCTTCCCAAAATTCTGGCCAGCCCCCGATCCAGTGCTGTCTTTGGACGGGATAGCTCTGTCACAGTGTATCTGGAAGGGTACGGCCAACAGGCGCGTCTCCCCGTGTCGTACGTTGTTCAGAATGATCGTGGCGTAGCGACGTTCAGAGATACAACGGTACTGCTGAGACACGGGAATCTTCTGAGTGGTGCGGTGAAAATTCCTATATCGCGTGTTGGTATTGGCATTGCCAATATCACGTTCACACGTAGCGATGCCACGGATACAGTCCGAACGCCAGTCTTTGTCAGTTTTGGAAGCGACATTCCGCTTCTTTCTTTCGAGGATCTGCTGTCTCAGCTCAGATATTACGCGGCACCAGATCGTATCAGATCGCTCCGGGATACACCTGTCGACCGCCGTGGGGCAGCGTGGGCTGAATTCATTCGCTCAAGTGATCCCGCGCCGGCTACCCCTGAGCATGAAGGCCTTCAGACCTATTTTGCCAGACTGCAGCAGGCTGCGGTCAGGTTTCGGGAAGACGGGCCCGCCAGGACCGGTTTTCTTGCCGATCGCAGCAAGGTCTTCGTGTCGCTTGGAGAGCCGGACCAGCTTTATGAGCAGACGACCAACGCTCCACTGTCGAGAACTTCGGTTACCCAGCGTGGCCGGCTTCAATACTGGGAGTACACCCAACACAGGGTGCGACTCGTTTTTTATGATGAAACCGGAATCGGTCGGTGGCGTCTGACTCCATCCAGTGAGACGGAGTTCCAGAACTTGAATGCCCGTTTGCTGGTGCGTTAG